In Pseudofrankia saprophytica, one genomic interval encodes:
- a CDS encoding lipoyl domain-containing protein: MTDFTIRIPRISVAISESELTELLVDEGGHVTEGAPLFVIATDKAENEVAAGASGTVQWSGEVETVYEIGAEIGTIRTSG, from the coding sequence ATGACTGACTTTACGATCCGTATCCCTCGGATATCGGTGGCGATCTCGGAGTCGGAGCTCACGGAGCTGCTCGTCGACGAGGGAGGGCATGTCACCGAGGGCGCCCCGCTGTTCGTCATCGCCACGGACAAGGCCGAGAACGAGGTCGCCGCTGGTGCGTCCGGCACCGTCCAGTGGAGCGGTGAGGTCGAGACGGTCTACGAGATCGGGGCCGAGATCGGGACTATCCGCACATCGGGCTGA
- a CDS encoding aromatic ring-hydroxylating oxygenase subunit alpha, translated as MAITDDRRPVATRDVPYAMRDRLHVPRERYYDREFFELEKEHLWPRVWQMACRAEEIPRPGDFVEYEICDQSILVVRQPDGSVKAFHNACRHRATQLCKGSGRLPGGQIVCPFHGWRWNLDGTNSFVYGADGFAPESLRPDDIRLVECKVEEWGACVWVNMDPGARPLREALAPAADALDAVGAENMRVWWWKETILNANWKTAQEAFHEGYHVMSTHPQLTFGQGEDYPYSNVEYIPLENGHGRFLGRFDPTAGGISQGRGAEAFLSRSQTLWEGQDAMTLERDLHVFRGMRNRVPPGEDFATAAIKALFDYAEGAGIPLRPTPEGMRMWGGEVFLFPNFIVIPQFGNALSYRIRPHNDDPEWCRFEVWSLTMYPEGEEPGRPKLKGRFAADDTENWGLIPRQDFSNIERQQRGLHSRSFRQHRLATEWEPIISNMHVELDRYLAG; from the coding sequence ATGGCCATCACCGACGATCGACGACCCGTCGCCACTCGCGATGTGCCGTACGCGATGCGGGACCGGTTACACGTGCCTCGCGAGCGCTACTACGACCGGGAGTTCTTCGAGCTGGAGAAGGAGCACCTGTGGCCGCGGGTCTGGCAGATGGCGTGCCGGGCCGAGGAGATCCCCCGGCCCGGGGACTTCGTCGAGTACGAGATCTGCGACCAGTCGATTCTGGTGGTGCGTCAGCCTGACGGGTCGGTCAAGGCGTTCCACAACGCGTGCCGTCATCGGGCGACCCAGCTGTGCAAGGGTTCCGGGCGGCTGCCTGGCGGGCAGATCGTGTGCCCGTTCCACGGCTGGCGCTGGAACCTCGACGGCACCAACTCCTTCGTGTACGGCGCCGACGGGTTCGCGCCGGAGTCTCTGCGCCCGGACGACATCCGGCTGGTCGAATGCAAGGTCGAGGAGTGGGGGGCCTGCGTCTGGGTCAACATGGACCCGGGTGCCCGCCCGCTACGGGAGGCGCTCGCCCCGGCGGCGGACGCGCTGGACGCGGTCGGCGCCGAGAACATGCGTGTGTGGTGGTGGAAGGAGACCATCCTCAACGCAAACTGGAAGACCGCCCAGGAGGCTTTCCACGAGGGCTACCACGTGATGTCCACGCATCCGCAGCTCACCTTCGGCCAAGGTGAGGACTACCCGTACTCCAACGTCGAGTACATCCCGCTCGAGAACGGCCACGGCCGCTTCCTGGGGCGGTTCGACCCGACCGCGGGCGGCATCTCCCAGGGGCGGGGCGCGGAGGCTTTCCTGTCGCGGTCGCAGACGTTGTGGGAAGGGCAGGACGCGATGACGCTGGAACGCGACCTGCATGTCTTCCGGGGGATGCGCAACCGGGTCCCGCCCGGCGAGGACTTCGCGACCGCGGCCATCAAGGCGCTGTTCGACTACGCCGAGGGCGCCGGCATACCGCTGCGCCCGACGCCGGAGGGCATGCGGATGTGGGGCGGCGAGGTGTTCCTGTTCCCCAACTTCATCGTGATCCCCCAGTTCGGCAACGCGCTGTCCTACCGGATCCGTCCCCACAATGACGATCCCGAGTGGTGCCGCTTCGAGGTGTGGTCGTTGACCATGTACCCGGAGGGCGAGGAGCCCGGCCGGCCGAAGCTGAAGGGCCGCTTCGCCGCCGACGACACCGAGAACTGGGGCCTGATCCCGCGCCAGGACTTCAGCAACATCGAGCGCCAGCAACGCGGCCTGCATTCCCGGAGCTTCCGACAGCATCGGCTGGCCACGGAATGGGAGCCGATCATCAGCAACATGCACGTCGAGCTCGACCGCTACCTCGCCGGCTGA
- a CDS encoding alpha-ketoacid dehydrogenase subunit beta: MTMTEALNLALDQALARDEGVFLLGEDIADPGASGPTKGLSTKYGVDRVLDTPISEAAIVGAAIGAAMEGFRPVAEIMIMDFIGIAADQLVNHAAKLRFMTGGRTSSPITVRTQVYGGIGTGATHSQSLEAWFMHIPGLKVIVPSTPRDGKGLLTSAIFDDDPCLFVETIRLRGQRGMVPTDPAFAIPLGQAEVKRPGTDVTLVSYGRGVVEALGAATRLEKEGISAEVLDLRTLVPLDVPAMLESVGRTRRAVVVHDAVQFAGPGAEIASILHSELFGVLAAPVERVGARFVPAPAAPALESQIYPSAERIVAAVGRTLRGATVKAGVHD; the protein is encoded by the coding sequence ATGACGATGACCGAGGCGTTGAACCTGGCGTTAGATCAGGCGTTGGCGCGTGACGAGGGCGTTTTCCTGTTGGGCGAGGATATCGCCGATCCGGGGGCGTCTGGTCCGACGAAAGGCCTGTCGACGAAGTACGGCGTCGACCGGGTGCTGGATACGCCGATCTCGGAGGCGGCGATCGTGGGCGCGGCCATCGGCGCGGCGATGGAGGGGTTCCGCCCCGTCGCCGAGATTATGATTATGGATTTTATCGGGATCGCGGCCGATCAGCTCGTCAACCATGCGGCGAAGCTGCGGTTCATGACCGGTGGGCGGACGAGCTCGCCTATCACGGTGCGTACGCAGGTGTATGGCGGGATCGGGACCGGGGCGACGCATTCACAGTCGTTGGAGGCTTGGTTCATGCATATCCCGGGGTTGAAGGTGATCGTGCCCTCGACGCCGCGAGACGGCAAGGGCCTGCTGACGTCGGCGATCTTCGATGACGACCCGTGCCTGTTTGTCGAGACGATCCGGTTGCGCGGCCAGCGCGGGATGGTCCCGACCGATCCGGCGTTCGCGATCCCGCTTGGTCAGGCGGAGGTGAAGCGGCCGGGTACTGACGTCACGTTGGTCAGCTATGGCCGGGGAGTGGTCGAGGCGCTCGGGGCGGCCACCAGGCTCGAGAAGGAGGGGATCAGCGCCGAGGTGCTCGACCTGCGCACCCTGGTCCCGCTTGACGTGCCGGCGATGCTCGAGTCCGTGGGCCGCACGAGGCGGGCCGTCGTCGTGCACGACGCCGTCCAGTTCGCGGGGCCTGGCGCGGAGATCGCCTCGATCCTGCACAGCGAGCTTTTCGGCGTGTTGGCGGCGCCGGTGGAGCGGGTGGGTGCCCGATTCGTGCCGGCTCCGGCGGCACCGGCGCTCGAGTCCCAGATATATCCGAGCGCTGAGCGCATCGTCGCGGCTGTTGGTCGGACGCTGCGGGGCGCGACGGTTAAGGCAGGCGTTCATGACTGA
- a CDS encoding thiolase family protein has protein sequence MTAERQAIISGIGRSATGRRLNQSATELTLDACLQAVADAGLTPREIDGLASWPDYQAPFGFGGPRVGELHSLLRLDLSWILGCGDGANVTGILGIAAHAVAAGLARHVLVYRTVTEATAQGAGRRPAVMAAPGAAADWKSAYGVGSPAQLAALWARHHFDRYGTTRDQLGWVAVNNRRHAAAHPTAIYREPMTIEDYLAGRMISEPLCVFDCDVPADGSIAFVISHVDHRRDVDRPVYFEAVGGGRPMTSSWEFWPDLDVMAAMPAAQQMWSRTSLRPADVDVAGIYDGFSIFVLYWLEALGFCGRGESGPFVEGGKRISLDGELPLNTSGGQLSEGRYLGFGLAYEAFLQLRGQAGARQVADAEVGLVTGGGGPLAQAFLFANDR, from the coding sequence ATGACCGCCGAACGCCAGGCGATCATCTCCGGCATCGGAAGGTCGGCTACCGGCAGACGCCTCAACCAGTCCGCGACCGAGCTGACCCTGGACGCCTGCCTCCAGGCCGTCGCGGACGCCGGCCTGACTCCGCGCGAGATCGACGGTCTCGCGTCCTGGCCCGACTACCAGGCCCCGTTCGGCTTCGGCGGGCCCCGCGTCGGCGAGCTGCACTCGCTTCTGCGGCTGGACCTGTCGTGGATTCTCGGCTGCGGCGACGGCGCCAACGTCACCGGCATCCTCGGCATCGCCGCGCACGCGGTAGCGGCCGGGCTCGCGCGCCACGTGCTGGTCTACCGCACCGTCACCGAGGCGACCGCGCAGGGCGCCGGCCGGCGCCCGGCCGTGATGGCCGCGCCCGGAGCGGCCGCGGACTGGAAGTCCGCCTACGGGGTCGGCTCGCCCGCGCAGCTCGCCGCGCTGTGGGCCCGTCACCACTTCGACCGCTACGGCACCACCCGAGACCAGCTCGGCTGGGTCGCGGTGAACAACCGGCGCCATGCCGCCGCCCATCCGACCGCGATCTACCGTGAGCCGATGACGATCGAGGACTACCTCGCGGGGCGGATGATCAGTGAACCGCTGTGCGTCTTCGACTGCGACGTCCCGGCCGACGGGTCGATCGCCTTCGTCATCTCTCACGTCGACCACCGCCGTGACGTCGACCGGCCCGTCTACTTCGAAGCCGTGGGCGGTGGGCGACCCATGACCTCCAGCTGGGAGTTCTGGCCCGACCTCGACGTCATGGCGGCGATGCCGGCGGCCCAGCAGATGTGGTCGCGCACCTCCTTGCGGCCCGCGGACGTCGACGTCGCCGGCATCTACGACGGGTTCAGCATCTTCGTCCTGTACTGGCTGGAGGCGCTGGGCTTCTGCGGCCGGGGCGAGTCGGGACCGTTCGTCGAGGGTGGCAAACGGATCTCCCTTGACGGTGAGCTGCCGCTCAACACGTCCGGCGGCCAGCTGTCGGAAGGCCGTTACCTCGGCTTCGGCCTGGCCTACGAGGCCTTCCTGCAGCTCCGCGGCCAGGCCGGTGCCCGTCAGGTCGCGGACGCGGAGGTCGGTCTGGTCACCGGTGGCGGCGGCCCGCTCGCACAGGCCTTCCTCTTCGCCAACGACCGCTGA
- a CDS encoding Zn-ribbon domain-containing OB-fold protein: MKPAGGPVAAEGRPVPVVDDGSRDFWLGGAGGQLLIRACTGCDRLFHPPAPICPHCWSRAVTYRAVSGRGAVESYTVVRRPWVPGYEPPYVVARVVLAEQPDLRLLTNVVGCDVEAVTTGMPVEVTFERRGDVFVPMFRPVA, translated from the coding sequence ATGAAGCCCGCGGGCGGCCCGGTTGCCGCTGAGGGCCGGCCGGTGCCGGTGGTCGACGATGGCAGCCGTGACTTCTGGCTCGGCGGTGCCGGCGGGCAGCTTCTGATCAGGGCCTGCACCGGGTGCGACCGGTTGTTTCATCCGCCGGCGCCTATCTGCCCGCACTGCTGGTCCCGTGCGGTCACGTACCGGGCGGTGTCCGGGCGGGGGGCGGTCGAGTCCTACACGGTGGTGCGTCGGCCGTGGGTGCCGGGCTATGAGCCGCCCTATGTCGTGGCTCGGGTGGTGCTGGCCGAGCAGCCGGACCTGCGCCTGTTGACCAACGTGGTCGGCTGTGACGTCGAGGCGGTCACCACCGGCATGCCGGTCGAGGTGACCTTTGAGCGGCGAGGTGACGTGTTCGTGCCCATGTTCAGGCCGGTCGCATGA
- a CDS encoding thiamine pyrophosphate-dependent dehydrogenase E1 component subunit alpha — translation MVLMKAADDRLGRGIASGELQCVYWPSRGQEAIAAAMGVCLRPDDQLVTTYRGLHDLIGKGVPLVEIYGEMLGRRVGAGRGKGGTMHIARPESGVMLSTGIVGAGPPVAVGLAMAARRKGLDRVAVASFGDGATNTGSFHEAANMAALWDLPLVLVCQNNLYAEMTATEHTMKIAHVADRAAGYGMPGIRVDGNDPLALVAALTGAVERARGGGGPTLLECVTFRFRGHYFGDPMAYIPAEQLAAAMAADPIPRFRSLQLSAGICDEQDLAGIEAAAVAAVEEAVATVLAAPVPSLDELDRDVYADSRNCPA, via the coding sequence ATGGTGCTGATGAAGGCGGCCGACGACCGGTTGGGCAGGGGGATCGCGTCGGGCGAGCTGCAGTGCGTGTACTGGCCGTCACGGGGGCAGGAGGCGATCGCCGCGGCAATGGGGGTGTGTCTTCGGCCGGATGACCAGCTGGTCACGACCTATCGGGGGTTGCACGACCTGATCGGTAAGGGTGTGCCGCTGGTGGAGATCTACGGCGAGATGCTGGGCCGGCGGGTGGGGGCAGGCCGGGGCAAGGGCGGGACGATGCACATCGCCCGCCCGGAGTCTGGCGTCATGCTGTCGACCGGGATCGTGGGAGCCGGACCACCGGTAGCGGTGGGGTTGGCGATGGCCGCACGGCGCAAGGGTCTCGATCGGGTCGCCGTCGCGAGCTTCGGTGACGGGGCGACCAACACCGGTTCGTTCCATGAGGCCGCGAACATGGCGGCGCTGTGGGACCTACCGCTGGTGCTGGTGTGCCAGAACAACCTGTATGCCGAGATGACGGCCACTGAGCACACGATGAAGATTGCTCACGTCGCGGATCGGGCGGCTGGGTATGGGATGCCGGGCATCCGCGTGGACGGTAACGATCCGCTTGCGCTTGTCGCCGCGTTGACGGGGGCGGTGGAGCGGGCGCGCGGCGGGGGCGGGCCGACGCTGCTGGAGTGTGTGACGTTTCGGTTCCGTGGTCACTACTTCGGGGATCCGATGGCGTATATCCCGGCCGAGCAGTTGGCTGCCGCTATGGCGGCTGATCCCATCCCGCGGTTCCGGTCTCTGCAGCTCTCGGCCGGGATCTGCGATGAGCAGGACCTCGCGGGCATCGAGGCGGCCGCCGTCGCGGCGGTCGAGGAGGCGGTGGCCACTGTGTTGGCGGCACCGGTCCCGTCTTTGGACGAGCTTGATCGTGATGTGTATGCCGACTCGCGTAACTGCCCGGCATAG